Proteins from one Comamonas flocculans genomic window:
- a CDS encoding 2OG-Fe(II) oxygenase yields MNTRIALDKLGPQTVVREPFPHLCVDDILDAQFAQEVWAAFPSYQEARQSGREFATVNEKRKIQITDFRKFPAPIRELHDLLASDAFVALVGRMFGIENLLADPDLNGGGIHETNSGGHLDVHIDFNFLKEKQWHRRVNLLFYFNKDWKEEWGGYLDLWDKDVKQRIGYYAPQFNRMAGFATGAQSWHGVTPVACPEGRMRQSFAVYYYTKEPPLGWDGRQHSTIFKARPDEWMKGRVAMPAEAALRGLQDGVRGLKRGVKGLIGRQ; encoded by the coding sequence ATGAACACGCGGATTGCACTTGACAAGCTGGGGCCGCAAACGGTGGTGCGTGAGCCGTTCCCTCATCTGTGTGTGGATGACATCCTGGATGCGCAGTTTGCGCAGGAGGTGTGGGCTGCGTTCCCGTCGTATCAGGAGGCGCGCCAGAGCGGCAGGGAATTTGCCACGGTGAACGAGAAACGCAAGATTCAGATCACCGACTTTCGCAAGTTCCCGGCGCCGATTCGCGAGCTGCATGACCTGCTTGCCAGCGATGCCTTCGTGGCCCTTGTCGGGCGCATGTTCGGAATCGAGAACCTGCTGGCCGACCCCGATCTCAATGGCGGTGGCATTCACGAAACCAATTCTGGCGGGCACCTGGACGTGCACATCGATTTCAATTTCCTCAAGGAAAAGCAGTGGCACCGCCGGGTGAATCTGCTCTTCTATTTCAACAAGGACTGGAAAGAAGAGTGGGGCGGTTACCTTGATTTGTGGGACAAGGATGTCAAGCAGCGCATTGGCTACTATGCGCCGCAGTTCAACCGCATGGCGGGCTTTGCCACGGGTGCGCAGAGCTGGCACGGTGTGACGCCGGTGGCGTGTCCCGAGGGGCGGATGCGCCAGTCCTTTGCGGTGTACTACTACACCAAGGAGCCGCCGCTGGGCTGGGATGGTCGGCAGCATTCGACCATATTCAAGGCGCGCCCTGATGAGTGGATGAAGGGCAGGGTGGCGATGCCGGCCGAAGCCGCGTTGCGCGGATTGCAGGATGGCGTGCGGGGGCTCAAGCGGGGGGTCAAGGGCCTGATCGGGCGGCAGTAA
- the galE gene encoding UDP-glucose 4-epimerase GalE yields the protein MNILVTGGAGYIGSHTCVELLQSGHKVVVFDNFSNSHPEALHRVAQIAGTTPKLVEGDVRDQAAIETALRQHQCNAVIHFAGLKAVGESVAQPLAYYDNNIIGTHRLLCAMQRCGLRTLVFSSSATVYGEPQRLPLDESHPLSATNPYGRSKLFIEDMLRDLFHAQPEWRIAILRYFNPVGAHASGLIGEDPQGTPNNLMPYVAQVAVGRRAHLNVWGSDYPTPDGTGVRDYIHVTDLALGHLKALQWLRQPGCTAINLGTGVGYSVLEVVRAFEAASGRAVPFELSPRRAGDVATCYADASLAREHLGWKAERTLATMCLDHWRWQSRNPNGYA from the coding sequence ATGAACATCCTCGTCACCGGCGGCGCCGGCTACATCGGCTCGCACACCTGCGTTGAACTGCTGCAGTCGGGCCACAAGGTCGTCGTTTTCGACAACTTCAGCAACAGCCACCCCGAGGCGCTGCACCGCGTGGCGCAGATAGCCGGAACCACCCCCAAGCTGGTTGAAGGCGACGTCCGCGACCAGGCCGCGATCGAGACCGCGCTGCGCCAGCACCAGTGCAACGCGGTGATCCATTTCGCGGGGCTGAAGGCGGTAGGCGAATCGGTGGCGCAGCCGCTGGCCTATTACGACAACAACATCATCGGCACGCACCGCCTGTTGTGCGCGATGCAGCGCTGCGGGCTGCGCACGCTGGTCTTCAGCTCTTCGGCCACGGTCTACGGCGAACCGCAGCGCTTGCCGCTGGACGAATCGCATCCGCTCTCGGCCACCAATCCGTATGGCCGCAGCAAGCTCTTCATCGAAGACATGCTGCGTGACCTGTTTCACGCGCAACCGGAATGGCGCATCGCCATCCTGCGCTACTTCAACCCGGTGGGGGCGCATGCCAGCGGCCTCATCGGCGAAGACCCGCAAGGCACGCCCAACAACCTGATGCCTTACGTCGCCCAGGTCGCGGTGGGCCGCCGTGCGCATCTGAATGTCTGGGGCAGCGACTATCCGACGCCCGACGGCACCGGCGTGCGCGACTACATCCACGTCACCGACCTCGCGCTCGGCCATCTCAAGGCGCTGCAGTGGCTTAGGCAGCCCGGCTGCACGGCGATCAACCTTGGAACCGGGGTGGGCTACAGCGTGCTGGAGGTGGTGCGCGCGTTCGAAGCCGCAAGCGGCCGTGCCGTGCCCTTTGAACTGTCACCCCGTCGCGCCGGTGACGTCGCCACCTGCTACGCCGACGCGTCGCTGGCGCGGGAGCATCTGGGCTGGAAGGCCGAACGCACGCTGGCAACGATGTGCCTGGACCATTGGCGCTGGCAGAGCCGGAACCCCAACGGCTACGCCTGA
- a CDS encoding mannose-1-phosphate guanylyltransferase/mannose-6-phosphate isomerase, which produces MTADKPSLVPVILCGGSGTRLWPLSREHYPKQFLALGQEGRSMLQDTATRLDGVSGAIARAAPIVVCNAEHRFLAAQQLQEAGVQDSRIVLEPVGRNTAPALTLAALVAEPHAVMLAMPADHVFTRPGELQRAVERAWPLAVEGAMVTFGITPSRPETGYGYIEKAAPVANGAAFAIASFAEKPDAGRAQDYLASGQYLWNSGLFMVRADQWLKAMQALQAPMLRACRAAMAQSREDMDFIRPGAQDFGACPADSIDYAVMEHLPAQPALGVPACVVPLDAGWSDLGAWDALWDVMPRDANGNATRGQTLAVDTRGSLLLSETSLIATVGVDNLVVVETADAILVADRRKTQDVKKIVAELKAQRRELVTTHRKVHRPWGWYDCIDHGERFQVKRIVVKPGASLSLQMHHHRAEHWVVVRGTAEVTHGEKVFLLSENQSTFIPLGHTHRLRNPGKVPLEIIEVQSGSYLGEDDIVRLEDSFGRMAELPQDGAPQA; this is translated from the coding sequence ATGACCGCTGATAAACCCTCCCTTGTTCCCGTCATCCTGTGCGGCGGCAGCGGCACGCGGCTGTGGCCGCTGTCGCGCGAGCATTACCCCAAGCAGTTTCTGGCGCTGGGGCAGGAGGGGCGCAGCATGCTGCAGGACACCGCCACGCGGCTCGACGGCGTCTCGGGCGCGATCGCGCGCGCGGCGCCCATCGTGGTGTGCAATGCGGAGCATCGCTTTCTGGCGGCCCAGCAACTGCAGGAAGCGGGCGTGCAGGACTCGCGCATCGTGCTCGAGCCCGTGGGCCGCAATACCGCCCCCGCACTGACGCTGGCGGCGCTGGTGGCCGAGCCGCACGCCGTCATGCTGGCCATGCCGGCCGATCACGTCTTTACCCGGCCGGGTGAATTGCAGCGGGCCGTAGAGCGGGCGTGGCCGCTGGCGGTCGAAGGGGCCATGGTGACCTTTGGCATCACGCCCAGCCGCCCGGAAACCGGTTATGGCTATATCGAGAAGGCCGCGCCGGTGGCGAATGGCGCGGCCTTTGCCATAGCCAGTTTTGCCGAGAAGCCTGACGCCGGACGCGCGCAAGACTATCTCGCGAGCGGCCAGTACCTGTGGAACAGCGGCCTCTTCATGGTGCGCGCCGATCAATGGCTCAAGGCCATGCAGGCGCTGCAAGCGCCCATGCTGCGCGCTTGCCGGGCGGCCATGGCGCAAAGCCGCGAGGACATGGACTTCATCCGCCCGGGCGCGCAGGATTTTGGCGCCTGCCCGGCCGATTCCATTGACTACGCGGTGATGGAGCATCTGCCCGCGCAGCCGGCGCTGGGCGTGCCCGCGTGCGTGGTGCCGCTGGATGCGGGCTGGTCCGACCTGGGCGCCTGGGATGCGCTGTGGGACGTGATGCCGCGCGATGCCAACGGCAACGCCACGCGGGGCCAGACCCTGGCGGTGGACACCCGGGGCAGCCTGCTGCTGTCCGAGACCAGCCTGATCGCCACCGTCGGCGTGGACAACCTGGTCGTGGTCGAGACGGCGGACGCCATCCTGGTAGCGGACCGGCGCAAGACGCAGGACGTGAAGAAGATCGTGGCCGAGCTCAAGGCGCAGCGGCGTGAACTGGTCACGACCCACCGCAAGGTGCATCGCCCCTGGGGCTGGTATGACTGCATCGACCATGGCGAGCGTTTTCAGGTCAAGCGCATCGTCGTCAAGCCCGGCGCCAGTCTGAGCTTGCAGATGCACCACCACCGCGCCGAACATTGGGTGGTGGTGCGGGGAACGGCCGAAGTCACACACGGAGAAAAGGTTTTTCTGCTCTCCGAGAATCAGTCCACCTTCATCCCGCTGGGCCACACGCACCGCTTGCGCAACCCCGGCAAGGTGCCGCTGGAGATCATCGAGGTGCAGTCGGGCAGCTATCTGGGCGAGGACGATATCGTGCGGCTGGAAGACAGCTTTGGCCGGATGGCCGAACTGCCGCAAGACGGCGCGCCTCAGGCGTAG
- a CDS encoding WecB/TagA/CpsF family glycosyltransferase produces MTVAGLPFDVVDAAGAVERLCAAMVDGQRMFLSTPNLNFLVAAQRDAAFRQSVLASDLSVADGMPVLWLARLQGTPLPERVAGSTLFERLRAGEGQALLARPIKVYFFGGPPGVAQKACDALNAEGGHMRGVGAHSPGFGTVEDMSAPEVIDAINASGADFLVVALGAKKGQAWIMHNLGRLTVPVVSHLGAVVNFVAGTVERAPLAWQRWGLEWLWRIRQEPALYRRYAADGLVLLKLMLCALAGKALGPKPLER; encoded by the coding sequence GTGACCGTGGCCGGGCTGCCCTTCGATGTGGTCGATGCCGCAGGTGCCGTCGAACGGCTGTGCGCGGCGATGGTCGATGGCCAGCGCATGTTTTTGTCCACGCCCAATCTCAATTTTCTCGTCGCGGCGCAGCGCGATGCCGCCTTTCGACAATCGGTGCTGGCCAGCGATCTGAGCGTGGCCGACGGCATGCCCGTGCTGTGGCTGGCGCGCCTGCAGGGCACGCCGCTGCCGGAGCGGGTGGCGGGCTCTACGCTGTTCGAGCGCCTGCGCGCGGGCGAGGGACAGGCGCTGCTGGCGCGGCCCATCAAGGTGTATTTTTTTGGCGGCCCGCCGGGCGTGGCGCAAAAGGCCTGCGATGCATTGAATGCCGAAGGCGGGCACATGCGCGGCGTGGGTGCGCATAGCCCGGGCTTTGGCACGGTCGAGGACATGTCTGCGCCCGAGGTGATCGATGCCATCAATGCCAGCGGTGCGGATTTTCTGGTGGTGGCTCTCGGCGCGAAGAAGGGGCAGGCCTGGATCATGCACAACCTCGGCCGGCTCACCGTACCGGTGGTGAGCCATCTGGGTGCGGTGGTGAACTTCGTTGCCGGGACGGTAGAGCGCGCGCCGCTGGCCTGGCAGCGCTGGGGGCTGGAGTGGCTGTGGCGCATACGGCAGGAGCCCGCGCTGTATCGCCGCTATGCGGCCGATGGTCTGGTGTTGCTCAAGCTGATGCTGTGCGCGCTGGCAGGGAAAGCGTTGGGGCCTAAACCGTTGGAGCGGTGA
- a CDS encoding GNAT family N-acetyltransferase yields the protein MIRLEPLTGRHDRSEFDCGVEALDAWLKQTALQHQTKGISRTFVAVPADEAGLRSWAQLGFMVDACSILGFYALTSAFVLTDDLPAKQAKRYPRQIPVTRLGRLATRVDMQGQGLGRLLLADAVNRARTAAQAVGGAGLFVDAKNEEVARFYQRYGFAPGADQPLKLFLPLW from the coding sequence ATGATCAGACTGGAACCCTTGACTGGGCGCCACGACCGAAGCGAGTTTGATTGTGGTGTCGAGGCGCTCGATGCCTGGCTGAAGCAGACCGCGCTGCAACATCAGACCAAGGGGATTTCTCGTACCTTCGTTGCCGTACCTGCTGATGAGGCGGGACTGCGGTCGTGGGCGCAGCTCGGGTTCATGGTTGATGCCTGCAGCATCCTCGGCTTTTACGCGCTGACCTCGGCTTTCGTGCTGACCGATGATCTGCCGGCAAAGCAGGCCAAGCGTTACCCACGCCAGATTCCGGTCACGCGCCTGGGCCGTCTGGCCACGCGAGTCGACATGCAGGGGCAGGGCTTGGGCCGGTTGCTGCTCGCCGATGCCGTGAACCGTGCCCGCACGGCGGCGCAGGCTGTGGGTGGTGCAGGCTTGTTCGTGGACGCCAAGAACGAAGAGGTTGCACGTTTTTACCAACGCTACGGGTTCGCACCCGGCGCTGACCAGCCGCTGAAGCTGTTTCTGCCGCTGTGGTGA
- a CDS encoding DUF1778 domain-containing protein: protein MTTTALERGRITARVPMAVQETLEMAASLTGATLNQFVVQTALREAERIIEQERVIRLSVRDTEAFLAALDHPLPPNAALKAALENFTARRNDQTGTLDWAPRPKRV, encoded by the coding sequence ATGACCACCACGGCGCTTGAGCGTGGGCGCATCACGGCCCGTGTGCCGATGGCGGTGCAGGAGACCCTGGAGATGGCCGCCAGCCTGACCGGGGCGACCTTGAACCAGTTCGTCGTCCAGACAGCCTTGCGCGAGGCTGAACGCATCATCGAGCAGGAGCGCGTCATCCGCCTTTCCGTCCGTGACACGGAGGCGTTTCTGGCTGCACTGGACCATCCGCTGCCGCCCAATGCCGCGCTGAAGGCGGCCCTCGAAAACTTCACCGCACGACGCAATGATCAGACTGGAACCCTTGACTGGGCGCCACGACCGAAGCGAGTTTGA
- a CDS encoding glycosyltransferase family 2 protein produces the protein MAWLMVFLWAALLLLGVPVLVLALQVGAAWPRRADGLPLQMPDVPVGPTPRIAVLVPAHDEAVVIGQTVRRLRDALTPQDVLCVVADNCGDDTARIAREAGAQVAERFDAQRRGKGYALDHGVRHLSALEWAPDALLIVDADCTVATAGGLHGLARLALAQGRPVQALDLMHAPEGAGLKLRVAAFAWRVKNWVRPLGALAMGWPCQLMGTGMAFPWAMARQMPLASGELVEDMQLGMALALTGTPPLFCPQVLVSSEFPDAASAVQSQRRRWEHGHLGMIVRHVPRLFGQAIARRDGRLLALALDLAVPPLALLVLLLLAVNALALLTALLGGGAAPLVLAMACLALLAAGILAAWWGWGRAVVSARDLLAVPWYVLSKLPLYLGYWFKRQKEWVRTDRE, from the coding sequence ATGGCCTGGCTGATGGTCTTCCTGTGGGCCGCCTTGCTGCTGCTGGGCGTGCCCGTGCTGGTGCTGGCGCTGCAGGTGGGGGCGGCCTGGCCCCGGCGCGCGGATGGTCTGCCGCTGCAAATGCCGGACGTGCCCGTGGGCCCTACGCCCCGCATCGCGGTGCTGGTGCCCGCGCATGACGAGGCGGTGGTGATAGGCCAGACGGTGCGGCGCCTGCGCGACGCGCTGACGCCCCAAGACGTTCTTTGCGTCGTTGCCGACAACTGCGGTGACGACACCGCGCGCATCGCGCGTGAGGCGGGTGCGCAGGTGGCCGAACGTTTTGATGCGCAGCGCCGCGGCAAGGGTTATGCGCTGGACCATGGGGTGCGCCATCTGTCGGCGTTGGAGTGGGCGCCCGATGCGCTCTTGATCGTTGATGCCGACTGCACGGTGGCCACCGCTGGCGGCCTGCACGGCCTGGCGCGGCTGGCACTGGCGCAGGGCAGGCCGGTGCAGGCGCTGGACCTGATGCATGCCCCCGAGGGCGCGGGCCTGAAGCTGCGTGTGGCGGCTTTTGCCTGGCGGGTGAAGAATTGGGTGCGGCCGCTGGGCGCGTTGGCCATGGGCTGGCCGTGTCAGTTGATGGGGACCGGCATGGCCTTTCCCTGGGCCATGGCACGGCAGATGCCTTTGGCCAGTGGTGAGTTGGTGGAAGACATGCAACTGGGCATGGCGCTGGCCCTGACGGGCACGCCGCCGCTGTTTTGCCCGCAGGTGCTGGTCAGCAGCGAGTTCCCCGATGCGGCGTCGGCCGTGCAAAGCCAGCGCCGCCGCTGGGAACATGGCCATCTGGGCATGATCGTGCGCCACGTGCCGCGCCTGTTCGGACAGGCCATTGCGCGGCGCGACGGACGCTTGCTGGCACTGGCGCTGGATCTGGCGGTGCCGCCGCTGGCGCTGCTGGTGTTGCTGCTGCTGGCGGTGAATGCGCTGGCGCTGCTGACGGCCCTGCTGGGTGGCGGCGCCGCACCGCTGGTGCTGGCCATGGCGTGTCTTGCATTGCTGGCGGCGGGCATCCTGGCGGCGTGGTGGGGCTGGGGGCGCGCGGTGGTGTCGGCGCGCGACTTGTTGGCGGTGCCGTGGTATGTGCTCTCCAAGTTGCCGCTGTATCTTGGCTATTGGTTCAAAAGGCAAAAAGAATGGGTGCGTACGGATCGGGAGTGA
- a CDS encoding glycosyltransferase codes for MRAAYFVNQYPKVSHSFIRREILALERQGVQVQRYALRGWGDAVADPEDAAEQPRTRYLLRGGLMGLARASVRVAMTRPRHWGRAFMLALRMGWRADRPLPLHLVYLAEACQLYLWLVDAGVRHVHAHFGTNSAEVVMLAHALGGPGYSFTVHGPEEFDKPQALHLGEKMQRARFVVAISSFGRSQLYRWLPVAEWSKVQVVHCGVDQAFYQGATQPVPLTARLVCVGRLCEQKGQLLLVQALALLKARGVGCELVLAGDGEMRGVVEAEVARLALQAQVRITGWIASAQVREELLAARALVLPSFAEGLPVVIMEAMALCRPVLSTYVAGIPELVQPGRTGWLFPPGDVGALADAMQACLAAPPGELQAMGDAARERVLKRHDVDAEAAKLHALFARYAGQR; via the coding sequence GTGCGCGCCGCCTACTTCGTCAACCAGTACCCCAAGGTTAGTCACAGCTTCATCCGCCGCGAAATCCTGGCGCTGGAGCGCCAGGGCGTGCAGGTGCAGCGTTATGCGCTGCGCGGCTGGGGCGATGCCGTGGCCGATCCGGAAGACGCGGCCGAACAGCCGCGTACACGCTACCTCTTGCGTGGGGGCTTGATGGGCCTGGCGAGGGCCAGCGTGCGTGTGGCGATGACACGTCCGCGCCACTGGGGCCGTGCCTTCATGCTGGCGCTGCGCATGGGCTGGCGCGCCGACCGCCCTCTGCCCTTGCATCTCGTGTACTTGGCGGAGGCTTGCCAGCTTTACCTGTGGCTGGTGGATGCTGGCGTGCGGCACGTGCACGCGCACTTCGGCACCAATTCGGCCGAGGTGGTGATGCTGGCGCACGCACTGGGCGGGCCGGGTTACAGCTTCACCGTGCATGGGCCTGAAGAATTCGACAAGCCGCAGGCGCTGCACTTGGGCGAGAAGATGCAGCGCGCACGATTTGTCGTCGCAATCAGCTCGTTCGGGCGCAGCCAGCTCTACCGCTGGTTGCCGGTGGCTGAGTGGTCCAAGGTGCAGGTGGTGCATTGCGGCGTCGATCAGGCGTTTTATCAGGGGGCCACGCAGCCGGTCCCTTTGACTGCCCGGCTGGTTTGTGTGGGGCGCCTGTGCGAGCAGAAGGGTCAGTTGCTGCTGGTGCAGGCGCTGGCTTTGCTCAAGGCGCGCGGCGTGGGCTGTGAGCTGGTGCTGGCGGGTGATGGCGAGATGCGCGGCGTGGTCGAGGCAGAGGTCGCGCGCCTGGCGCTGCAGGCGCAGGTGCGCATCACCGGCTGGATCGCGTCTGCGCAAGTGCGAGAGGAGCTGCTTGCCGCCCGCGCGCTGGTGCTGCCCAGCTTTGCCGAGGGCCTGCCCGTGGTGATCATGGAGGCGATGGCGCTGTGCCGCCCGGTGCTCAGCACCTATGTGGCCGGCATTCCCGAGCTGGTGCAGCCGGGGCGCACCGGTTGGTTGTTCCCCCCGGGGGATGTGGGTGCCTTGGCCGATGCGATGCAGGCCTGCCTGGCCGCGCCCCCTGGTGAGTTGCAGGCCATGGGTGACGCAGCGCGCGAGCGCGTGCTGAAGCGTCACGACGTGGACGCCGAAGCCGCCAAGCTGCATGCGCTGTTTGCGCGGTACGCGGGGCAGAGGTGA